A window from Mycolicibacterium tokaiense encodes these proteins:
- a CDS encoding ATP-dependent DNA ligase, with product MERLGRVRLTNADKVLYPETGTTKGEVFDYYVAIAEVMVPHTAGRATTRKRWPNGVAEPAFFEKQLASSAPDWLTRASVKHGSGTITYPIIDSQESLAWIAQQASLEVHVPQWRFDSGIIGPATRLVFDLDPGDDVPMSQLCEVARAVRDLMDDVGLTVYPLTSGSKGLHLYARFDEPVSSRGAVVLAKRVAQQLEQAMPKKVTSTMTKSLRTGKVFVDWSQNSASKTTIAPYSLRGRERPTVAAPRTWEELDAPDALEHLTYAEVLARVARDGDLLAALDPDAPVSDKLSTYRSMRDAGKTPEPVPSSRPALGHDNTFVIQEHHARRLHYDFRLERGGVLVSWAVPKNLPDTPSVNHLAVHTEDHPLEYATFEGEIPKGEYGGGKVIVWDSGSYEAEKFRDPGVDGESVDGKKGEVIVTLHGTRITGRYALIQTGGKNWIAHRMKEQDQPGVGDFAPMLATHGSVERLKSGPWAFEGKWDGYRMLVEVDHGDLRLRSRSGRDVTAEFPQLRSLAADLADHHVVLDGEVVALDSNGVPSFGEMQNRARSTRVEFWAFDLLVLDGRSLVRAKYSDRRRLLEAFADGTDLIVPEQIPGDGPQALEYAREQRWEGVVAKKRDSTYQPGRRSASWIKDKLWNTQEVVIGGWRQGEGGRSSGIGALLMGVPGDGGLEFVGRVGTGFTDKELAKLKTLLTPVDESPFNATLVGPDARGVTYVEPVHVGEVRYSERTSDGRLRQPSWRGLRPDKSPDEVVWE from the coding sequence ATGGAGCGCCTGGGACGGGTCCGGCTGACCAACGCCGACAAGGTGCTCTATCCGGAGACCGGAACCACCAAGGGTGAGGTCTTCGACTACTACGTGGCGATCGCCGAGGTGATGGTGCCGCACACCGCGGGCCGGGCCACCACCCGCAAACGCTGGCCCAACGGGGTCGCGGAGCCGGCGTTCTTCGAGAAGCAGTTGGCCTCCTCGGCGCCGGACTGGTTGACGCGGGCCTCGGTGAAGCACGGCTCGGGGACCATCACCTACCCGATCATCGACAGTCAGGAGTCACTCGCCTGGATCGCGCAGCAGGCGTCGTTGGAAGTGCATGTGCCGCAATGGCGTTTTGATTCAGGGATCATCGGCCCGGCCACCCGGCTGGTGTTCGACCTGGACCCCGGCGACGACGTGCCGATGAGCCAGCTCTGTGAGGTCGCCCGCGCGGTACGTGACCTGATGGACGACGTGGGCCTGACGGTGTACCCGTTGACCAGTGGCAGCAAGGGACTGCACCTCTATGCTCGCTTCGACGAGCCGGTGAGCTCCCGCGGCGCCGTCGTGCTCGCCAAACGTGTTGCGCAGCAATTGGAGCAGGCCATGCCGAAGAAGGTGACCTCGACGATGACCAAGAGCCTGCGCACCGGCAAGGTGTTCGTGGACTGGAGCCAGAACAGTGCGTCGAAGACCACCATCGCCCCCTATTCGCTGCGGGGCCGCGAGCGACCGACGGTCGCCGCGCCGCGCACCTGGGAGGAATTGGACGCCCCGGATGCGCTGGAGCACCTGACCTATGCCGAGGTGCTGGCGAGGGTGGCGCGCGACGGGGACCTGCTGGCGGCACTGGATCCCGACGCGCCGGTGTCCGACAAGTTGAGCACCTACCGCAGCATGCGTGACGCGGGCAAGACGCCGGAACCGGTGCCCTCGTCCAGACCTGCTCTGGGCCACGACAATACATTCGTCATCCAGGAACACCATGCGCGCCGTCTGCACTACGACTTCCGGTTGGAACGCGGCGGCGTGCTGGTCTCCTGGGCCGTGCCCAAGAATCTCCCCGACACGCCGTCGGTGAACCACCTGGCCGTGCACACCGAGGATCACCCGCTCGAGTACGCCACCTTCGAAGGGGAGATCCCCAAGGGCGAGTACGGCGGTGGGAAGGTGATCGTCTGGGACTCCGGGAGCTACGAGGCGGAGAAGTTCCGCGATCCCGGGGTGGACGGCGAGTCAGTGGACGGCAAGAAGGGCGAGGTGATCGTCACCCTGCACGGCACCCGGATCACCGGCCGCTACGCACTGATCCAGACCGGGGGCAAGAACTGGATCGCGCACCGGATGAAGGAGCAGGACCAGCCCGGGGTCGGCGATTTTGCACCCATGCTCGCCACCCACGGTTCAGTGGAGCGGCTGAAGTCCGGCCCCTGGGCGTTCGAGGGCAAGTGGGACGGTTATCGAATGCTGGTGGAGGTTGACCACGGTGACCTGAGACTGCGTTCGCGCAGCGGCCGCGACGTCACCGCGGAGTTTCCGCAACTACGTTCGCTGGCAGCCGATCTGGCTGATCACCACGTGGTTCTCGACGGCGAGGTGGTGGCTCTGGACTCCAACGGGGTGCCCAGCTTCGGGGAGATGCAGAACCGCGCCCGCTCCACCCGGGTCGAATTCTGGGCCTTCGATCTGTTGGTGCTGGACGGCCGATCCCTGGTGCGCGCCAAGTACTCCGACCGCCGCCGGTTGCTGGAGGCCTTTGCCGACGGAACCGATCTCATTGTCCCCGAACAGATTCCCGGCGATGGTCCGCAGGCCTTGGAGTACGCGCGCGAGCAGCGGTGGGAGGGGGTGGTGGCCAAGAAGCGTGACTCCACCTATCAGCCGGGGCGGCGCTCTGCGTCGTGGATCAAGGACAAGCTGTGGAACACCCAGGAGGTGGTGATCGGCGGCTGGCGCCAAGGCGAAGGCGGGCGCTCCAGCGGCATCGGCGCCCTGCTGATGGGCGTTCCGGGCGACGGCGGCCTGGAGTTCGTCGGGCGGGTGGGCACCGGTTTCACCGACAAGGAGCTGGCCAAGCTGAAGACGTTGCTGACCCCCGTCGACGAATCACCCTTCAATGCAACCCTTGTCGGCCCTGATGCCCGCGGGGTCACGTATGTGGAACCGGTGCACGTGGGCGAGGTGCGTTACAGCGAGCGGACTTCCGACGGCCGTCTGCGGCAGCCGAGTTGGCGGGGCCTGCGGCCGGACAAGTCGCCGGACGAGGTGGTGTGGGAGTAA
- a CDS encoding NAD-dependent epimerase/dehydratase family protein, which yields MRIFVTGGSGFVGRHLLRRLVGTGHQVHALARTDSAADLVGREGAVPVLGDLSDLIGSDRAPRWTAELNGVEAVVHGAAHMAFWGPDAFFRRANLEPSVALHRVAAASGVTRFVLISAASVASGTQRAPVVDERTDEGRPNIAYSRVKLDTERSLLGAGTPTMTTVALRPPFIWGAGMSTLDDFVATVDTGRFSWIDDGRHTVDFVHVDNLTEAIRLALSRGRAGHAYYVTDGTPMSARDFFSPLLATRGVDVSAARSVPLAVAAPLAAMLDAGARLLRRPEPPMLTNWITTFMGRDRSYDITAARSELGYIPSVTLADGLAEMAESLAR from the coding sequence ATGAGGATCTTCGTCACGGGTGGCAGTGGATTCGTCGGGCGACATCTGCTCCGGCGGCTGGTGGGCACGGGGCACCAGGTGCACGCGCTCGCCCGCACGGACAGCGCCGCCGACCTGGTCGGTCGGGAGGGAGCGGTGCCGGTGCTCGGCGACCTGTCGGATCTGATCGGCAGCGACCGCGCGCCACGGTGGACCGCGGAGTTGAACGGGGTCGAGGCCGTCGTGCACGGTGCCGCCCACATGGCGTTCTGGGGTCCCGATGCTTTCTTCCGGCGGGCCAACCTCGAGCCCAGCGTCGCCCTACACCGGGTCGCCGCGGCCTCCGGGGTCACACGGTTCGTCCTGATCAGCGCCGCCAGCGTGGCCAGCGGTACCCAACGTGCGCCGGTCGTCGACGAGCGCACCGATGAGGGCCGGCCCAACATTGCCTACAGCCGCGTCAAGCTCGACACCGAGCGCTCCCTGCTCGGCGCCGGCACACCGACGATGACGACAGTGGCCCTGCGTCCGCCGTTCATCTGGGGCGCGGGCATGTCCACCCTGGACGACTTCGTCGCCACCGTGGACACCGGCCGGTTCAGCTGGATCGACGATGGCCGGCACACAGTCGATTTCGTTCATGTCGACAACCTCACCGAGGCCATCCGCCTTGCGCTCAGCCGCGGCCGTGCCGGCCACGCGTACTATGTCACCGACGGCACGCCGATGTCGGCCCGCGACTTCTTCAGCCCGTTGCTGGCCACCCGAGGTGTCGACGTGAGCGCCGCGCGCAGTGTGCCGCTTGCCGTGGCGGCCCCCCTCGCTGCGATGCTCGACGCAGGGGCACGCCTGTTGCGCCGGCCCGAACCACCGATGCTGACAAACTGGATCACCACCTTCATGGGCCGTGACCGCAGCTACGACATCACCGCTGCACGAAGCGAACTCGGTTACATCCCGTCCGTCACCCTGGCTGACGGACTCGCGGAGATGGCCGAGTCCCTCGCCCGCTGA
- a CDS encoding MarR family winged helix-turn-helix transcriptional regulator, with amino-acid sequence MKNTMGGLGASGASAQRAGRLADAFGRAGKSVVRAFDDRLGEHGVSTPRSKLLAEVARMQPVRLADLAREVGISQGTASTLVEALVRDGLLARGVDDKDRRAIRLTTTPEGEAQARNWLRDYLVAAGEIFSCLTSEEQRELTRLLDRIGESVDPPA; translated from the coding sequence GTGAAAAACACAATGGGTGGGCTGGGTGCATCAGGTGCATCGGCGCAGCGCGCCGGGCGGCTGGCCGATGCCTTCGGGCGTGCCGGCAAGTCGGTGGTGCGAGCCTTCGACGACCGCCTGGGGGAGCACGGCGTCTCGACTCCGAGATCCAAACTGCTCGCAGAGGTGGCCCGGATGCAACCGGTGCGGCTCGCGGATCTGGCCCGTGAGGTGGGAATCAGCCAAGGCACTGCGTCGACACTGGTGGAGGCGCTGGTGCGGGACGGCCTGCTCGCCCGCGGTGTCGACGACAAGGATCGCCGCGCGATCCGCCTGACGACCACGCCGGAGGGGGAGGCGCAGGCGCGCAATTGGCTCCGCGACTACCTCGTCGCAGCGGGGGAGATCTTCAGCTGCCTGACGTCTGAGGAGCAGCGCGAGCTGACCCGGCTGCTCGACCGGATCGGCGAGTCTGTGGACCCTCCGGCGTAG
- a CDS encoding winged helix-turn-helix transcriptional regulator, whose product MPQNVNDDCPIARAMAVLGERWSMLILREAMQGRSRFSDFRAELGIAPDILSSRLSALVAAGVLEVVDYQEPGDRRRHRYQLTAAGHDAGTVLVALGQWGRRHLPSATDSGLRFVETATSRTVSAVLRRRDGTVVDPADVVLVPRPR is encoded by the coding sequence ATGCCACAGAACGTGAACGACGACTGCCCGATCGCCCGCGCCATGGCCGTGCTCGGGGAACGCTGGTCGATGCTGATTCTGCGCGAGGCCATGCAGGGGCGGTCCCGGTTCTCCGACTTCCGCGCTGAACTCGGGATCGCTCCCGACATTCTCAGCAGCCGACTGTCTGCACTGGTCGCCGCCGGCGTCCTCGAGGTCGTCGACTATCAGGAACCCGGCGACCGGCGCCGCCACAGGTACCAGCTGACCGCAGCCGGCCACGACGCCGGCACGGTGCTGGTTGCGTTGGGGCAATGGGGGCGGCGGCATCTGCCGTCGGCCACCGACAGCGGATTACGTTTCGTCGAGACTGCCACCAGCAGAACGGTGAGCGCCGTGCTGCGCCGCCGCGACGGTACCGTCGTCGACCCCGCCGACGTGGTGTTGGTGCCGCGCCCACGCTGA
- a CDS encoding ATP-binding protein: MTRGRGPAVPLLGRNHEFATLTSVLANTSQAGSALVVEGEAGIGKTTMLAAVGQWADRSGFRVLSCAGVQSQTRVGFAAVHELVHPLLHHADELPTHQRAALYAAFGMSQDGPPDPLTIGVAILGLVEEAAARQPLLLIVDDAQWLDGSSLHVLTFFGRRLTNAPVMLLCAARPGYDGRPGRLASLPRLFLGPVDDSTARTLLADAVSATGERALGEGTRRRILAAAAGNPLAIQELAKAIAAAGEQNVLTSSAPLPTTRRIEQIFLEQLELLPETSRRLLALISAADDAGAGEILDAAGRLGLSEDALDPLERCGLIAVDNGLVRVRHPLIRSVAYRAAPLSQRRAFHRCLAEAATDPVRAAWQRGAAAYGPDEALAAELEAVAALARDRGANGEAAAAFRRAAELSPAPQDRVRRLAAAIMPAYRAGSTAEAVDLLTAAEPLADDPVDLFELSFARFTLSISAGIPAPPLPALLALADRLGGAGAQCQQIRLLAAAAAQCRMHGMSADDRHAVAQSLHALEPLGDARVDIALATVEDAKYARDFRTRADELRAQIDGDLTALMSMGLAAESVSDLAVAQNCWDAAIRVAHGAGAPALECEALRGAARAQIIAGHLQEAAISAQAARRIATDVGLGVSAGAAAALLCRIHAWKGEWSCAADALAVAREHLPTDTTLMWRDELAWAGGLLELARRNQREAFGELAQMTRDRGARRWALADLAEGAAASGDTAAVAQVVDDIAAQAGTLGSPHVAMLVHRSRALLATDGHEVEHHFLSALATDVAEQAPLEYARTQLCYGEWLRRRRRIVDARAQLSPALRTFEVHDAHPFAERTRAELRAAGVQLPGQVAGDDPGIELTPQELQIARLAATGLSNRQIADRIYVSHRTVAAHLYKVFPKLGITSRNQLRDALGEVLP, translated from the coding sequence ATGACCCGGGGACGCGGGCCTGCGGTGCCGTTGCTCGGCCGCAACCACGAATTCGCCACGCTGACGTCGGTGCTGGCGAACACCAGCCAGGCGGGAAGCGCTCTGGTCGTGGAGGGTGAAGCCGGGATCGGCAAGACGACCATGCTTGCGGCAGTCGGACAGTGGGCCGACAGGTCGGGTTTTCGCGTGCTGTCGTGTGCCGGGGTCCAGTCCCAGACCAGGGTGGGCTTCGCTGCCGTCCACGAACTGGTGCATCCGCTGCTGCACCACGCGGACGAACTACCCACTCATCAGCGGGCAGCGCTGTACGCAGCCTTCGGCATGTCCCAGGATGGCCCGCCGGATCCACTGACCATCGGGGTGGCCATCCTCGGGCTGGTCGAGGAAGCCGCGGCGCGACAGCCATTGCTGTTGATCGTCGACGACGCCCAGTGGCTGGACGGGTCGTCCCTGCACGTGTTGACTTTTTTCGGCCGCCGACTGACGAATGCGCCGGTGATGCTGCTGTGCGCCGCCCGCCCGGGCTACGACGGCCGGCCGGGGCGGCTGGCATCACTGCCCCGCCTCTTCCTGGGCCCGGTCGATGACAGCACGGCCCGCACGCTGCTGGCGGACGCGGTGAGCGCCACCGGTGAACGTGCTCTCGGCGAGGGAACCCGGCGTCGTATTCTTGCCGCCGCTGCCGGCAATCCGCTTGCAATCCAGGAACTCGCCAAGGCGATTGCCGCGGCGGGTGAGCAGAACGTGCTCACCTCCTCGGCGCCCCTGCCGACCACGCGCCGTATCGAGCAGATCTTTCTCGAACAGCTGGAATTGCTGCCCGAGACCAGTCGTCGGTTGCTGGCCCTCATCTCAGCCGCCGACGATGCCGGCGCCGGCGAAATCCTCGACGCTGCCGGGCGACTGGGCCTGTCCGAGGATGCCCTGGATCCACTGGAACGCTGCGGGCTCATCGCCGTGGACAACGGCCTGGTGAGGGTCAGGCATCCGCTGATCCGGTCCGTGGCCTACCGCGCCGCGCCGTTGTCGCAACGCCGGGCCTTCCACCGCTGCCTGGCCGAGGCGGCGACGGATCCCGTGCGAGCGGCCTGGCAGCGCGGTGCGGCGGCCTACGGTCCGGATGAGGCGCTGGCCGCCGAACTGGAGGCGGTGGCAGCCCTGGCCCGGGACCGCGGTGCGAATGGTGAAGCGGCGGCGGCCTTTCGGCGGGCAGCGGAACTCTCGCCGGCACCGCAGGACCGGGTTCGCCGGTTGGCGGCTGCGATCATGCCGGCCTACCGGGCCGGTTCGACCGCCGAAGCCGTCGACCTCCTGACTGCTGCCGAGCCGCTCGCGGACGACCCCGTGGACCTCTTCGAACTGAGTTTTGCGCGCTTCACGCTGAGCATCAGCGCCGGCATCCCCGCACCGCCGCTGCCGGCTCTGCTGGCGCTGGCGGACCGGTTGGGTGGGGCGGGCGCGCAGTGCCAGCAGATCCGCCTGCTCGCGGCCGCCGCGGCGCAGTGCCGCATGCACGGTATGAGCGCCGACGACCGGCACGCGGTGGCCCAGAGCCTGCACGCGCTGGAGCCGCTCGGCGACGCCCGGGTGGACATCGCCTTGGCCACGGTGGAAGACGCCAAGTACGCCAGGGATTTCCGAACCCGAGCTGACGAGCTGCGTGCGCAGATCGACGGCGACCTCACGGCGTTGATGTCGATGGGGCTGGCAGCGGAGTCGGTCTCCGATCTCGCGGTGGCGCAGAACTGCTGGGACGCTGCCATCCGGGTCGCCCACGGGGCCGGTGCACCGGCCCTCGAGTGCGAGGCGCTCCGTGGTGCGGCGCGGGCCCAGATCATCGCCGGTCATCTCCAGGAAGCAGCCATCAGTGCCCAGGCTGCGCGGCGCATCGCCACCGATGTCGGCCTCGGTGTGAGCGCCGGCGCCGCGGCGGCCCTGCTGTGCCGGATACACGCCTGGAAAGGTGAGTGGTCCTGCGCGGCAGACGCTCTGGCGGTAGCGCGCGAGCACCTACCGACGGACACCACACTGATGTGGCGCGACGAACTGGCCTGGGCCGGCGGCCTGTTGGAGCTGGCTCGACGCAACCAACGGGAGGCATTCGGCGAGCTCGCGCAGATGACGCGCGACCGCGGGGCTCGCCGGTGGGCGCTCGCCGACCTCGCCGAAGGCGCCGCGGCCAGTGGTGATACCGCGGCGGTGGCGCAGGTGGTCGATGACATTGCCGCACAGGCAGGAACATTGGGCTCGCCACACGTCGCCATGCTGGTGCACCGCAGCCGCGCTCTGCTGGCCACCGACGGTCACGAAGTCGAGCACCACTTCCTGTCCGCGCTGGCAACCGACGTGGCCGAGCAAGCGCCGCTGGAGTATGCCCGCACCCAACTCTGCTACGGAGAATGGCTGCGGCGCCGCCGCCGCATCGTCGATGCCCGCGCTCAGCTCTCCCCGGCGCTGCGGACATTCGAGGTCCACGATGCACACCCCTTCGCCGAGCGCACCCGTGCCGAGCTGCGCGCGGCCGGCGTCCAACTGCCGGGCCAGGTCGCCGGCGACGATCCGGGTATCGAGCTGACACCGCAGGAACTGCAGATCGCCCGGCTGGCCGCGACCGGTCTCAGCAACCGGCAGATCGCCGACCGCATCTATGTGTCGCACCGCACCGTGGCGGCCCACCTGTACAAGGTCTTCCCCAAGCTCGGCATCACCAGCCGAAACCAACTCCGCGACGCGCTCGGCGAGGTCCTGCCCTAG
- a CDS encoding alcohol dehydrogenase, giving the protein MSTYRAYQVTGQRHFEMVERELRDPAPGQVRIRTASCGVCHSDVLAVEGQREDPLQPVVPGHEVVGTIDAVGPGVDERWSVGDRVGLGFLGGHCGQCEFCRYGDFVNCTDQPLPGTTIDGGYAEMVYARPSGLVRVPDGFDALTAAPLLCAGVTVFNALRAAQAPPNTLVAVQGIGGLGHLGVHYAKALGYRVAAVARGTEKAPLARALGADHYIDSSAEDTAQALRDLGGATAIVATAANGASMAGLVAGLRPRGRLVVVGASPEPIPVQSSDLIFGGRSILGSLTGSAIENEDNLGFALTHQIAPMIEPMPFVEAPAAYERMMSGRARFRVVLDFH; this is encoded by the coding sequence GTGAGTACATATCGGGCCTATCAGGTCACCGGGCAGCGACACTTCGAGATGGTCGAACGGGAGTTGCGCGACCCCGCGCCGGGACAGGTGCGCATCCGCACGGCGTCGTGCGGGGTATGCCACAGCGACGTCCTGGCCGTGGAGGGGCAGCGCGAAGATCCTCTGCAGCCCGTGGTGCCCGGCCACGAGGTGGTCGGGACGATCGACGCGGTGGGACCGGGTGTGGACGAGCGCTGGAGTGTCGGCGACCGGGTGGGGCTGGGTTTCCTCGGCGGTCACTGCGGGCAGTGCGAATTCTGCCGCTACGGCGACTTCGTCAACTGCACCGACCAGCCGCTACCGGGAACCACGATCGACGGCGGGTACGCCGAGATGGTCTACGCGCGGCCGTCAGGTCTGGTGCGGGTCCCCGATGGTTTCGACGCGCTGACTGCGGCGCCGCTGTTGTGCGCCGGGGTGACAGTGTTCAACGCCTTGCGCGCCGCGCAGGCGCCGCCCAACACCCTGGTGGCCGTGCAGGGCATCGGTGGACTGGGCCATCTGGGTGTCCACTACGCGAAGGCACTGGGGTACCGGGTCGCCGCCGTGGCCCGGGGCACCGAGAAGGCCCCGCTGGCACGAGCTCTGGGTGCCGATCACTACATCGACAGTTCTGCCGAGGACACGGCGCAGGCGTTGCGCGACCTCGGTGGGGCCACCGCAATCGTCGCCACGGCGGCCAACGGAGCATCGATGGCAGGGCTGGTGGCCGGGTTGCGCCCACGCGGGCGATTGGTGGTGGTGGGCGCCTCACCCGAACCGATTCCGGTACAGAGCTCCGACCTGATCTTCGGCGGCCGCAGCATCCTGGGCAGCTTGACCGGATCGGCGATCGAGAACGAAGACAATCTGGGGTTTGCTCTCACGCACCAGATCGCTCCGATGATCGAACCGATGCCGTTCGTCGAGGCGCCCGCGGCCTATGAGCGCATGATGTCAGGCCGCGCGCGCTTCCGGGTGGTCTTGGACTTCCACTAG
- a CDS encoding alpha/beta fold hydrolase yields the protein MPSLSAHAPTQFVESTNARFAYRRFGAPAGVPLVLALRFRGTMDHWDPAFLDELAGERDVIIFDNIGHSKSSGTAPTTMEALAGGLIEFVDALGLTEIDLLGWSLGGIVVQAATLARPDLVRRLVVAGSSPGGGVPGMPAPDPRVWQVATKPVNDDGDFLYLFFPDDGVGHALGVQSLRRLDPRVLTDEHTPVSLETMQAQLAVIASTGSSVWDRLSEISIPVLVANGAHDRMIDSYATYAMAGRLADAKAVLYSDAGHGFLFQHIDDFAGEVLHFLS from the coding sequence ATGCCATCTCTGTCAGCACACGCCCCGACCCAGTTCGTCGAATCGACGAATGCCCGATTCGCCTACCGTCGCTTCGGTGCGCCCGCAGGGGTACCGCTGGTGCTCGCCCTGCGTTTCCGTGGAACGATGGACCACTGGGATCCGGCGTTCCTGGACGAGCTGGCCGGCGAGCGCGATGTGATCATCTTCGACAACATCGGTCACAGCAAAAGCAGCGGCACCGCACCCACCACGATGGAGGCGCTGGCCGGTGGACTCATCGAGTTCGTCGATGCGCTGGGGCTCACGGAGATCGACCTCTTGGGGTGGTCGCTGGGCGGGATCGTGGTGCAGGCCGCCACCCTTGCGCGTCCGGACCTGGTGCGTCGGCTGGTGGTCGCCGGAAGTTCCCCCGGCGGCGGTGTTCCCGGTATGCCTGCACCGGACCCGCGGGTCTGGCAGGTCGCCACCAAGCCGGTCAACGACGACGGTGACTTTCTCTACCTCTTCTTCCCGGACGACGGTGTGGGCCATGCCCTCGGAGTGCAGTCGTTGCGCAGGCTGGACCCGCGTGTCCTCACCGACGAGCACACGCCCGTGTCGCTGGAGACGATGCAGGCACAACTGGCCGTCATCGCCTCCACAGGATCGAGCGTGTGGGATCGCCTGAGCGAGATCAGCATTCCCGTGCTGGTGGCCAACGGGGCGCACGATCGCATGATCGACTCCTACGCCACCTATGCGATGGCCGGTCGGCTGGCCGACGCCAAGGCGGTTCTCTACAGCGACGCCGGCCACGGTTTCCTGTTCCAGCACATCGACGATTTCGCCGGGGAGGTGCTGCACTTCCTGTCGTGA